In Harpia harpyja isolate bHarHar1 chromosome 18, bHarHar1 primary haplotype, whole genome shotgun sequence, a single genomic region encodes these proteins:
- the ASB12 gene encoding ankyrin repeat and SOCS box protein 12 isoform X2 has translation MSITCLPKIFGFTFYDESGTWETDQKKMSLMDITKMFSMLQPREDEDDNGESEELNRAVSEDNYQTLDSLLSQDRYKRFINRRSGWGVPSTPLRLAATWGRVRTMKVLLAHGAEVDSLDVKAQTPLFMAVSNGHRECVKVLLDAGANPVGSIYNNCSPLLIAARDGNVDILQQLLDHGAETNVQARLPEWAANSVACSGPLYLAAAYGHLECFKMLLLYGADPDYNCTEERVIAQIKEPKTLLETCLRHGCRTEFIELLIDFGANVYLPNVTVDETAPRSEGLELLLRARAHPKSLMSQSRLAMRRLLKQAGRPHALGELDIPTVLANYLRHQP, from the exons ATGAGCATCACCTGCCTCCCAAAG ATCTTTGGCTTTACCTTTTATGATGAAAGCGGTACATGGgagacagaccaaaaaaaaatgaGCCTAATGGATATCACTAAAATGTTCTCCATGCTCCAGCCCAGAGAAGACGAAGACGACAACGGAGAAAGCGAGGAGCTGAACCGAGCAGTATCTGAGGACAATTACCAAACCCTTGATAGCCTCTTGTCCCAAGACAGGTACAAGAGGTTCATCAACCGCCGGAGCGGCTGGGGCGTACCCAGCACCCCGCTGCGTCTGGCCGCCACGTGGGGCCGTGTCAGGACAATGAAGGTCCTCTTGGCCCACGGAGCGGAGGTGGACAGCCTGGACGTGAAGGCTCAAACCCCGCTCTTCATGGCGGTCAGCAATGGCCACCGGGAATGCGTGAAGGTCCTCCTGGACGCAGGGGCCAACCCCGTCGGCAGCATCTACAACAACTGCTCGCCGCTTCTCATCGCCGCGAGGGATGGGAACGTGGacatcctgcagcagctcctggacCACGGCGCGGAAACCAACGTTCAAGCGAGGTTGCCCGAGTGGGCCGCCAACTCGGTGGCTTGTTCTGGTCCCCTCTACCTCGCCGCCGCGTACGGGCACCTGGAGTGTTTCAAAATGCTGTTGCTTTACGGTGCCGATCCCGACTATAACTGCACCGAGGAGAGGGTGATCGCCCAGATCAAGGAGCCCAAGACTCTGCTGGAAACCTGCCTGAGGCACGGCTGCAGGACCGAGTTCATCGAGCTGCTTATTGACTTTGGAGCCAACGTGTACTTGCCCAACGTCACGGTAGATGAGACGGCACCCCGCAGCGAGGGCCTGGAGCTGCTGCTACGGGCAAGAG CTCATCCCAAGTCCTTGATGTCCCAGTCCAGGCTGGCGATGAGACGCCTCCTGAAGCAGGCTGGCCGCCCGCACGCCCTCGGCGAGCTGGATATCCCGACGGTCCTGGCGAACTACCTCCGACACCAGCCGTGA
- the ASB12 gene encoding ankyrin repeat and SOCS box protein 12 isoform X1: protein MGQFLRILGEWVVSSTGGVQSPCKSLWPPRSHPELKIFGFTFYDESGTWETDQKKMSLMDITKMFSMLQPREDEDDNGESEELNRAVSEDNYQTLDSLLSQDRYKRFINRRSGWGVPSTPLRLAATWGRVRTMKVLLAHGAEVDSLDVKAQTPLFMAVSNGHRECVKVLLDAGANPVGSIYNNCSPLLIAARDGNVDILQQLLDHGAETNVQARLPEWAANSVACSGPLYLAAAYGHLECFKMLLLYGADPDYNCTEERVIAQIKEPKTLLETCLRHGCRTEFIELLIDFGANVYLPNVTVDETAPRSEGLELLLRARAHPKSLMSQSRLAMRRLLKQAGRPHALGELDIPTVLANYLRHQP from the exons ATGGGGCAATTTCTGAGGATTTTGGGAGAATGGGTGGTTTCATCCACTGGTGGGGTGCAGAGTCCTTGCAAGAGCCTGTGGCCACCCAGGAGCCATCCTGAGCTCAAG ATCTTTGGCTTTACCTTTTATGATGAAAGCGGTACATGGgagacagaccaaaaaaaaatgaGCCTAATGGATATCACTAAAATGTTCTCCATGCTCCAGCCCAGAGAAGACGAAGACGACAACGGAGAAAGCGAGGAGCTGAACCGAGCAGTATCTGAGGACAATTACCAAACCCTTGATAGCCTCTTGTCCCAAGACAGGTACAAGAGGTTCATCAACCGCCGGAGCGGCTGGGGCGTACCCAGCACCCCGCTGCGTCTGGCCGCCACGTGGGGCCGTGTCAGGACAATGAAGGTCCTCTTGGCCCACGGAGCGGAGGTGGACAGCCTGGACGTGAAGGCTCAAACCCCGCTCTTCATGGCGGTCAGCAATGGCCACCGGGAATGCGTGAAGGTCCTCCTGGACGCAGGGGCCAACCCCGTCGGCAGCATCTACAACAACTGCTCGCCGCTTCTCATCGCCGCGAGGGATGGGAACGTGGacatcctgcagcagctcctggacCACGGCGCGGAAACCAACGTTCAAGCGAGGTTGCCCGAGTGGGCCGCCAACTCGGTGGCTTGTTCTGGTCCCCTCTACCTCGCCGCCGCGTACGGGCACCTGGAGTGTTTCAAAATGCTGTTGCTTTACGGTGCCGATCCCGACTATAACTGCACCGAGGAGAGGGTGATCGCCCAGATCAAGGAGCCCAAGACTCTGCTGGAAACCTGCCTGAGGCACGGCTGCAGGACCGAGTTCATCGAGCTGCTTATTGACTTTGGAGCCAACGTGTACTTGCCCAACGTCACGGTAGATGAGACGGCACCCCGCAGCGAGGGCCTGGAGCTGCTGCTACGGGCAAGAG CTCATCCCAAGTCCTTGATGTCCCAGTCCAGGCTGGCGATGAGACGCCTCCTGAAGCAGGCTGGCCGCCCGCACGCCCTCGGCGAGCTGGATATCCCGACGGTCCTGGCGAACTACCTCCGACACCAGCCGTGA
- the ASB12 gene encoding ankyrin repeat and SOCS box protein 12 isoform X3: protein MSLMDITKMFSMLQPREDEDDNGESEELNRAVSEDNYQTLDSLLSQDRYKRFINRRSGWGVPSTPLRLAATWGRVRTMKVLLAHGAEVDSLDVKAQTPLFMAVSNGHRECVKVLLDAGANPVGSIYNNCSPLLIAARDGNVDILQQLLDHGAETNVQARLPEWAANSVACSGPLYLAAAYGHLECFKMLLLYGADPDYNCTEERVIAQIKEPKTLLETCLRHGCRTEFIELLIDFGANVYLPNVTVDETAPRSEGLELLLRARAHPKSLMSQSRLAMRRLLKQAGRPHALGELDIPTVLANYLRHQP from the exons atgaGCCTAATGGATATCACTAAAATGTTCTCCATGCTCCAGCCCAGAGAAGACGAAGACGACAACGGAGAAAGCGAGGAGCTGAACCGAGCAGTATCTGAGGACAATTACCAAACCCTTGATAGCCTCTTGTCCCAAGACAGGTACAAGAGGTTCATCAACCGCCGGAGCGGCTGGGGCGTACCCAGCACCCCGCTGCGTCTGGCCGCCACGTGGGGCCGTGTCAGGACAATGAAGGTCCTCTTGGCCCACGGAGCGGAGGTGGACAGCCTGGACGTGAAGGCTCAAACCCCGCTCTTCATGGCGGTCAGCAATGGCCACCGGGAATGCGTGAAGGTCCTCCTGGACGCAGGGGCCAACCCCGTCGGCAGCATCTACAACAACTGCTCGCCGCTTCTCATCGCCGCGAGGGATGGGAACGTGGacatcctgcagcagctcctggacCACGGCGCGGAAACCAACGTTCAAGCGAGGTTGCCCGAGTGGGCCGCCAACTCGGTGGCTTGTTCTGGTCCCCTCTACCTCGCCGCCGCGTACGGGCACCTGGAGTGTTTCAAAATGCTGTTGCTTTACGGTGCCGATCCCGACTATAACTGCACCGAGGAGAGGGTGATCGCCCAGATCAAGGAGCCCAAGACTCTGCTGGAAACCTGCCTGAGGCACGGCTGCAGGACCGAGTTCATCGAGCTGCTTATTGACTTTGGAGCCAACGTGTACTTGCCCAACGTCACGGTAGATGAGACGGCACCCCGCAGCGAGGGCCTGGAGCTGCTGCTACGGGCAAGAG CTCATCCCAAGTCCTTGATGTCCCAGTCCAGGCTGGCGATGAGACGCCTCCTGAAGCAGGCTGGCCGCCCGCACGCCCTCGGCGAGCTGGATATCCCGACGGTCCTGGCGAACTACCTCCGACACCAGCCGTGA